A part of Anolis sagrei isolate rAnoSag1 chromosome 3, rAnoSag1.mat, whole genome shotgun sequence genomic DNA contains:
- the DKK1 gene encoding dickkopf-related protein 1 yields MRVNGDGLLCVWIGTLRMRMLWCWLLAAALWCVASQAEVLNLNALQSNAIKSPPSASAPPPPLLQGKHPKSHPFFACAEDEDCEVEQFCPNSVRGGVHGAPGCLACRRRRKRCHRDAMCCPGNLCHNGICVPLEPDHLYHGEMEETIVENFDHGAAETHLKKTTSSSWLHHPKGQDGAVCLRSSDCAEGLCCARHFWSKICKPVLKEGQVCTKHRKKGAHGLEIFQRCHCGDGLTCRLQKDHTISNSSRLHTCQRH; encoded by the exons ATGAGGGTGAACGGAGACGGTTTGCTTTGTGTGTGGATCGGAACTCTGCGGATGAGGATGCTTTGGTGCTGGCTTCTGGCGGCCGCCCTGTGGTGCGTGGCCTCCCAGGCTGAGGTGCTGAACCTGAACGCCCTCCAGTCCAACGCTATCAAGAGCCCCCCCTCGGCCAGCGCGCCTCCGCCGCCGCTGCTTCAGGGCAAGCACCCCAAGTCCCAT CCTTTCTTCGCCTGCGCCGAGGATGAGGATTGCGAAGTGGAGCAGTTCTGCCCCAATTCGGTTCGAGGCGGCGTCCACGGGGCCCCGGGGTGCCTGGCCTGCCGCAGGCGGCGCAAGAGGTGCCACCGCGACGCCATGTGCTGCCCGGGAAACCTCTGCCACAACG GCATTTGCGTCCCCTTGGAACCTGATCACTTGTACCATGGCGAGATGGAGGAGACCATCGTGGAGAATTTTGACCACGGTGCTGCTGAGACACACCTCAAAAAGACCACATCTTCATCCTGGTTGCACCATCCGAAAG GCCAAGATGGTGCCGTGTGCCTCCGCTCCTCAGACTGTGCTGAAGGGCTGTGCTGCGCCCGACACTTTTGGTCCAAGATCTGCAAACCGGTCCTTAAGGAAGGCCAAGTGTGCACCAAACACCGCAAGAAAGGCGCCCACGGCTTGGAGATCTTCCAGCGATGCCACTGTGGGGACGGATTGACTTGTCGTCTGCAGAAAGACCATACGATCAGCAACTCTTCCAGACTACACACTTGCCAGAGACATTAG